Part of the Streptomyces sp. NBC_01353 genome, CGGCCAGCTTGCGGGCCTCCTCGGCCTCGCCGACGAGCCTTCGCCGATCCAGTACCACCGCGGCCTGGGCGGCGAACGCACCGAGCACACGCCGGTCCTCGGCGGGCAGCACCCGACCGGTCAGGGTCATGGCCAGGTGCTCGCCGACGGGCATGTCCACGTCCGCGTCCTCGGGACGGGTGACGGGGTGCGCCCCCACGCTCGCCGCACAGGTCCACGGCTCGACGTCGCTCGTCCGTTCCAGGAGCGCGACGGACTCCATGGCGAAGGTCTCGCGGACCCGTTCGAGGAGGGACTCCAGGCTCGTCTCGCCGCGCAGCACGCTTCCGGCGAGGAAGGAGAGCGTCTCGGCCTCGGCGCGCAGGCGGGCGGCCTGGTGGGTGCGGCGGGCCGCCAGGTCGACGACCGAGGCCACGGACATGGCGACGCCGAAGAAGACGGCGATCGCGACGATGTTCTTGGGGTCGGCGATGGTCAGCTGATGCAGGGGCGTGGTGAAGAACCAGTTCAGCAGGACCGAGCCGAACGCGGCCGACGCAAGCGCCGGCATGAGTCCGCCGAGCAGCGCCGATGCCACCGTCAGCGCCAGGAACAGCAGCATGTCGTTGGCGAGGCCGAGGTCGGCGTCGACATGGGTGAGCAGCAGGGCGAGCAGGCCGGGTCCTGCGATGCCGACGATCCAGCCCCAGATGATCCGGGAGCGGCCGAGGCGGGCGCCGCGGGCGACGGGCAGTCCGCGCCCCTTGGCGACCTCTTCGTGGGTGACGATGTGGACGTCGAGGTCGGGGCCCGACTCACGGGCGACGGTCTGGCCGACGCCGGGGCCGAACATGTACTGCCAGGTCCTGCGTCTGCTCGAGCCGAGGACGATCTGGGTGGCGTTGACGCCACGGGCGAATTCGAGGAGGCCCGAGGGGATGTCGTCGCCTATGACGTGGTGGAACGTTCCGCCGAGGTCCTCGACCAGGGTCCGCTGGACGGCGAGCTCCTTGGGCGAAGCGGCCGTGAGGCCGTCGCTGCGGGCGATGTAGACGGCGAGGACCTCACCGCCGGCGCCCTTCTCGGCCAGCCGGGAGGCGCGCCGGATGAGGGTACGGCCCTCGGGTCCGCCGGTGAGCCCGACGACGATCCGCTCGCGGGCCTGCCACGTGGAGCGGATGTTGTGCTCGCCCCGGTACTGCTGGAGGTACTCGTCGACCCGGTCGGCTGTCCACAGCAGCGCGAGTTCGCGGAGCGCGGTCAGGTTGCCGGGGCGGAAGTAGTTGGCGAGGGACGCGTCGATCCTGTCCGGCTTGTATACGTTTCCGTGGGCCATGCGGCGGCGCAGGGCCTGGGGCGACATGTCGACGAGCTCGATCTGGTCGGCGCGACGGACGACCTCGTCGGGGACGGTCTCCTGCTGACGCACACCGGTGATCGTCTCGACGACGTCGCCCAGGGATTCGAGGTGCTGGATGTTGACCGTCGATATGACGTCCACCCCGGCGGCGAGCAGCTCCTCCATGTCCTGCCAGCGCTTGCCGTTGCGGGAGCCGGGGATGTTGGTGTGCGCGAGTTCGTCGACGAGCGCGACGGCCGGCTTCCTGGCCAGGACCGCGTCCACGTCCATCTCGGTGAAGGTGGTGTCGCGGTAGGCGAGTGTGCGGCGCGGCACCTGCTCGAGGCCGTGCAGCATGACCTCCGTACGGGGACGGTCGTGGTGCTCGACGAAGGCGACGACGCAGTCCGTGCCGCGCTCCACGCGCCGGTGCCCCTCGGAGAGCATCGCGTACGTCTTGCCGACGCCCGGTGCCGCACCCAGGTAGATCCGTAGCTTGCCGCGTCCCATGGCATGACCTTACGTCCAGCGAAACGGACATTCGGCACGAGGGGCAAGGCCCGGGGGCCGTATTGACGGGATCCTGATGTGGATCCGATCCGCCCGACGGGCGGATCGAACATTGGATATCGGATCCGATATCCAATGTCTGATATCCGATATCCAGGATCCTCGGTGCTCGACGATTCCGCCGTCAGTGCTCGATGATCTCGCCGTCGCTCAGTTCCAGCACCCGGTCCGCGAGCCCCAGCAGCTGGGTGTCGTGTGTGGCCACCAGCGCCGTGACGCCCTCGCTGCGGACCACCGCGCGCAGGAGCTCCATCACCGCGAGCCCGGTCTCGGCGTCGAGCTGACCCGTCGGCTCGTCGGCGATCAGCAGGGCCGGCCTGTTGGCCAGGGCGCGAGCGATGGCGACGCGCTGCTGCTGGCCGCCGGAGAGTTCGCCGGGCCGCTGGGCCGCGTGGTCGGCGAGGCCGACCAGCGCGAGGAGGAGGGCGATCCGCTCCTCTCGCTCCTTCGGATCCGCCCTGCGCAGCCGGAGGGGGACGCCGACGTTCTCCGCGGCGGTGAGGATCGGGATGAGCCCGAAGGACTGGAAGATGAAACCGATACGGTCCCGGCGCAGCTCCAGAAGCCCGTCCTCGCCGAGCTCCGCGAGGTCCGTGCCGCCGATGGTGATCCGGCCGTCGTCGGGGCTGTCGAGGCCGCCGACCAGGTTGAGCAGGGTGGTCTTGCCGGAACCGGAGCGGCCCTTGAGCGCGACGAGCTCGCCGCGCGGGATGTCGAAGGAGACGCCGCGCAGGGCATGGACGGCCGCCGCGCCCGTACCGTACGAGCGGTGCAGGTTCTCGACCCGGACCATGGGTCCGCCGGACGGGTCCCCGACCACCGCCGTGCCGGACCGCGCGCTGCTGTCACTCATCCCCGCACTCCCCCTCGTCGAACGTGTGCGCCCGTCAGTATTGCCGCCGAGGGGCCGCCGGGCCAGGGTCCGGGAAACGCCGGTGGGCCGCATTCCGGACAACATGTTCGGAATGCGGCCCACCGGCCTCACAGAATCAGGGGTTCAGCGGACCTCGGTGATCTCCGGTCCGCGCTGGAGCTGGCCCATGCCGCCGGAGAAGCGCGAGCCTTCCTGCTCCTCCTGCTGGACACCCTCGGGCACCATCTGCGCGTCGTTGGGGAGCTTGAGGACGATGGGGTCGCGCGGGGCCATCGGGCCCTCGCCCCGGACCACGACGGTGTCCCGCACGATCTGCTCCAGCAGACCGGCGGCCTCCGGCTGCACCGCGCCCTGGCCGGAGATCACTCCGCGCAGGAACCAGCGGGGTCCGTCGACACCCACGAAACGCACCAGCTGCACTCCGCCGGTGCCGTCGGGCAGCTGCACCGGGACCTGGGCCCGCAGCTCCCAGCCCAGCGGGCCCTCGACCTCGTCGATGACACCGCCCTGCTGGGTGATGCCGGAGGCGATCTCCTCGCGGACCTCGCCCCAGATGCCTTCCTTCTTCGGTGCGGCGAAGGCCTGCAGCTGCACGGCGCTGTCGCGCAGGACGACGGTCGCCGCGACGATCGCGTCGCCCGCCACCTCGACCCGCAGCTCCATGCCCTCGACACCGGGTACGAAGATGCCACCCAGGTCCACCCGCCCGTCTTCGGGCTTGGAGACCTCGGAGATGTCCCACGGCCCGTCGGGGCGGGGGGCCGGCGGAAGGTTCACCCGACGCGGGGCATCCTTGCCGTCGGTGCCGACCTCGTCGACGACCTGCTCGGCCTCGCCCGCTGCGTCCTCAGCGGCACCGCTCTTCTTGCGACGTCCGAACACGTCACTGTCCTTCCCGGTCGGATACGACCGAAGCGTATCGATTCCCACCCGTTGTGCCGTCCACAGCGGCATGACCGCCGGTGGACCCGAAGCCCCCCTCGGCCCGCGCCGAGCCGGGAAGCTCCGCCACCTCGTGGAAGCGCACCTTCTCGACCTGCTGGACGACAAGTTGGGCAATCCGGTCGAACCGCTCGAACCGCACGCTTTCGCGCGGGTCGAGATTGACCACGATCACCTTGATCTCTCCACGGTACCCGGCATCCACCGTCCCCGGGGCATTCACGAGGGCGACTCCGCACCTGGCAGCGAGCCCGGAGCGCGGGTGCACGAAGGCGGCGTAGCCGTCGGGCAGGGCGATGGAGACCCCGGTGGGCAGCACGACCCGCTCCCCGGGGGCCAGGACGGCCGCCTCGGTGGTCACGAGATCGACTCCGGCGTCGCCGGGGTGGCCGTAGGCCGGGATCGGCACCTCGGGGTCCAGGCGCCGGATCAGGACGTCGACAGGGTTGCGCATCAGGGGTTCACCTCGAAGGCGCGGGCGCGCCGGACCTGGTCGGGGTCGGACATGGCGGCCTGGATCTCCTCCGGGCGGCCGTTGTCGATGAAGTGGTCGACCTTGACCTCGATGAAGAGGGCGTCGGCGCGGACCGCGACGGGGCCGTCGGGCCCGCCGATCCGGCCGGTGGCGGTCGAGTAGATCTTGCGCCCGTGCACGGCGGTGACCGCGGCCTCCAGGTGCAGGACGGTGCCGACCGGAACGGGCCGCGCGAAGTCGGTCTCGAGCCGGCCGGTGACGGCGATGACCCGCAGCAGCCAGTTCAGGGAGCCGAGGGTCTCGTCGAGCGCCGTGGCGAGGACGCCGCCGTGCGCGAGCCCGGGGGCACCCTGGTGGTCGGGGGTCACGGTGAACTCGGCGGTGACGGTCACGCCCTCGCCGGCCCGGGCCTCCAGGTGGAGACCGTGGGGCTGCCCGCCGCCGCACCCGAAGCAGTACTTGTAGTGCGCGCCGAGCAGCTCGCCGGGGGCGGGCGCGTCGGGGTGGCGTACCGGCGGTATGGCGTCGGCCGGCGGGGTGAGGGCGGCAGATGTTGCAGTCACAGCCGCAGACCTTACCCGCGAGGCCGGGCGCAGGTCGCGCCGTGCCAAGCTTGGACGTATGCAGCCTTCCGTACCGCCTTCCGCGCCGCGCTTCGACGAACGTCTGACGGCCCCCCGCTCCTGGTGGGTGATCACGGCTCTGCTGGGCCTGTCCGGCGGTCTGGTGATGTTCCCGCTGGGCACGGTCCCGACGCTGGGCGGACTGCTCGCCGCGACGGCGCTGGCGGCGGTCGTCGTCTCCTCGTACGGCTCGGCCCGGATCCGGGTGGTGGCCGGTTCGCTGGTGGCGGGCGAGGCGCGGATCCCGGTCTCGGTGCTGGGTGCGCCGGAGGTACTGGATGCGGAGGAGGCGCGCGCCTGGCGCTCGTTCAAGGCCGACCCGCGCGCCTTCATGCTGCTGCGCAGCTATGTCCCGCGCGCGGTCCGGGCCGAGGTGACGGACCCGGCGGACCCGACGCCTTACGTCTATCTGTCCAGCCGTGACCCGGAAGGCCTCGTCGCGGCCCTGGAGGCCGCACGCGCGGAGAACCCGGGCACCGAGGCCGGGACCGGTGAGGCCATGACCGCCGAGGTCCGGGCCGGCGAGGCCTAGAAGCCGATCTCCTTGGGGTTCTTGGGCTGCTCCAGCGGGGGCAGCCCCTCCAGGGCGCTCCAGGGCACCTGGCGCCTCCGCAGGTCCTTGCGTACGTGCTCGGCGACCTTCCTGGTGTCGCGGCGGTTCATCACCGCGCCGACGGCGGCACCGACCATGAACGGCATCAGGTTGGGCAGGTTGCGCACCATGCGCTTCATGATCTGCTGACGCAGCTCTCGCTTGAGCTGCCCGCCGAGCGCCGCGTTGACGGTGGTCGGCCTGGTGGGGTCGATGCCCCGTTCCTCCGTCCAGGAGGTCAGATACGCGGTCGATCGCTGGGTGAGCGTGCCGGGCGGCCGCAGGCCGTACACCTCGTGCAGCTCGGCGATGAGCTTGAGCTCGATCGCGGCGACTCCGGTGATCTCCGCCGCGAGTTCGGCCGGCATGGCCGGGGGTACGGGCAGCATGGCTGCGGCGCCGATGCTTGCGCCGACGGTTGAGCTGGCGTTGGCGGCGCCCGCGATGAGCTTGTCGGCGATCTGCTCGGGCCCCATGCCCGGAAAGTGCCTGCGCAGGGTCGCCAGGTCCCGGACGGGAATGCGCGGGGCGAGCTCGATGAGCCGGTCGGCGAGGTAGCCGATCCCGGCTTTGGCGCTCTCGCCGCCACGCTTCACGCCGCGTTTGACGGCGTCGATCCGCGCGCGGTCGAGTTTCATACGGTCCAGCTGTGCGCGCGCCGGATCGGCGACGCGCTTGACGGCGTCGAGACGGCGCCCGCCACGCGGGGCCTCCCGATCCACCGGCTCCGGCGTTCCCGCCGTTTCGGTCGTGACGACTGCTTCGAGCGAGGCCGAGGGGCCCCGCCCGTCGTCACGTGCGCCGAGGGAGGGCAGGAGGGCGCTCTGCTCGGCTTCGGGGGCCTCCTGAGCACCCTCCGCCGGGTCCGAGCCGCCCTGATACGCCTCCGGCCTCCCGGGAAGCCGGAAGCGTCGCTTCCGAGACGGTGAGTCGCCTGCCACGGCAGAGCGATTTCAGTCGCAGTCGCGGCAGATCGGCTGACCGTTCTTCTCCCGGGCCAGCTGGCTGCGGTGGTGCACGAGGAAGCAGCTCATGCAGGTGAACTCGTCGGCCTGCTTGGGCAGGACTCGTACGGCGAGCTCCTCGTTCGACAGATCGGCGCCAGGGAGCTCCAGGCCTTCTGCGGCCTCGAACTCGTCGACGTCGACCGTCGAGGTCGACTTGTCGTTCCGGCGAGCCTTCAGTTCCTCAAGGCTGTCCGAATCGACGTCGTCGTCGGTCTTGCGTGGGGTGTCGTAATCCGTTGCCATGTCGCTCTCCCCCTCTGGGTGGTTGCGGTGTCTCCAGCGCACGTAACGCGTGAGAGGCCGGACTTGTGCCCGACCCGAGGCGGAGATTTTGCCTCACATCAAGGTCTGTTACTCAATCGACACCCAACCGGCCCTCTCACGAGTGATCGGCTTTGGGTGGCGAACGGGACCGTACACGGTCCACCTGCCGTCCTTCACGGGCGCCACCCCGTGTACTTCCCGTCATCCAGGCCCCCGGAAACCCGGACTTTTCCGGGTTTTCAGAGGGATTTCTCGATCACGGAGAGTAGAGAACCGGATGCTCGCTCCTGTGATCGATCACACATGAGCGTCTCAGAAACGGGATCCGGGAATTCCGCGCAAAGCGAACGGAACCGGCTGGTACCCGAAGTGTGTCAGATCGGGAGAGTGACACGCATCACGAGACCGCCGCCTTCGCGGGGCTCCGCGATGATACGGCCACCGTGGGCGCGTGCGACGGAACGCGCGATCGACAGGCCGAGACCGACTCCCTTGTCGCTCCCCGTCCGCTCCTGCCGCAGT contains:
- a CDS encoding DUF4193 domain-containing protein produces the protein MATDYDTPRKTDDDVDSDSLEELKARRNDKSTSTVDVDEFEAAEGLELPGADLSNEELAVRVLPKQADEFTCMSCFLVHHRSQLAREKNGQPICRDCD
- a CDS encoding DUF3093 domain-containing protein yields the protein MQPSVPPSAPRFDERLTAPRSWWVITALLGLSGGLVMFPLGTVPTLGGLLAATALAAVVVSSYGSARIRVVAGSLVAGEARIPVSVLGAPEVLDAEEARAWRSFKADPRAFMLLRSYVPRAVRAEVTDPADPTPYVYLSSRDPEGLVAALEAARAENPGTEAGTGEAMTAEVRAGEA
- a CDS encoding PaaI family thioesterase, which encodes MTATSAALTPPADAIPPVRHPDAPAPGELLGAHYKYCFGCGGGQPHGLHLEARAGEGVTVTAEFTVTPDHQGAPGLAHGGVLATALDETLGSLNWLLRVIAVTGRLETDFARPVPVGTVLHLEAAVTAVHGRKIYSTATGRIGGPDGPVAVRADALFIEVKVDHFIDNGRPEEIQAAMSDPDQVRRARAFEVNP
- a CDS encoding sensor histidine kinase KdpD, giving the protein MGRGKLRIYLGAAPGVGKTYAMLSEGHRRVERGTDCVVAFVEHHDRPRTEVMLHGLEQVPRRTLAYRDTTFTEMDVDAVLARKPAVALVDELAHTNIPGSRNGKRWQDMEELLAAGVDVISTVNIQHLESLGDVVETITGVRQQETVPDEVVRRADQIELVDMSPQALRRRMAHGNVYKPDRIDASLANYFRPGNLTALRELALLWTADRVDEYLQQYRGEHNIRSTWQARERIVVGLTGGPEGRTLIRRASRLAEKGAGGEVLAVYIARSDGLTAASPKELAVQRTLVEDLGGTFHHVIGDDIPSGLLEFARGVNATQIVLGSSRRRTWQYMFGPGVGQTVARESGPDLDVHIVTHEEVAKGRGLPVARGARLGRSRIIWGWIVGIAGPGLLALLLTHVDADLGLANDMLLFLALTVASALLGGLMPALASAAFGSVLLNWFFTTPLHQLTIADPKNIVAIAVFFGVAMSVASVVDLAARRTHQAARLRAEAETLSFLAGSVLRGETSLESLLERVRETFAMESVALLERTSDVEPWTCAASVGAHPVTRPEDADVDMPVGEHLAMTLTGRVLPAEDRRVLGAFAAQAAVVLDRRRLVGEAEEARKLAEGNKIRTSLLAAVSHDLRTPLAGIKAAVSSLRSDDIEWSEEDRAELLEGIEDGADRLDHLVGNLLDMSRLQTGTVTPLIRAIDLDEVVPMALGGVPDGSAELDIPETLPMVEVDKGLLERAVANIVENAVKYSSQDVPVTVSASALGDRVELRVVDRGPGVPDESKDGIFEPFQRFGDAPRGSGVGLGLAVARGFVEAMGGTITAEDTPGGGLTMTLTLKAVSGHRPPPAADVPARVIS
- a CDS encoding ABC transporter ATP-binding protein: MSDSSARSGTAVVGDPSGGPMVRVENLHRSYGTGAAAVHALRGVSFDIPRGELVALKGRSGSGKTTLLNLVGGLDSPDDGRITIGGTDLAELGEDGLLELRRDRIGFIFQSFGLIPILTAAENVGVPLRLRRADPKEREERIALLLALVGLADHAAQRPGELSGGQQQRVAIARALANRPALLIADEPTGQLDAETGLAVMELLRAVVRSEGVTALVATHDTQLLGLADRVLELSDGEIIEH
- a CDS encoding DUF3710 domain-containing protein; translation: MFGRRKKSGAAEDAAGEAEQVVDEVGTDGKDAPRRVNLPPAPRPDGPWDISEVSKPEDGRVDLGGIFVPGVEGMELRVEVAGDAIVAATVVLRDSAVQLQAFAAPKKEGIWGEVREEIASGITQQGGVIDEVEGPLGWELRAQVPVQLPDGTGGVQLVRFVGVDGPRWFLRGVISGQGAVQPEAAGLLEQIVRDTVVVRGEGPMAPRDPIVLKLPNDAQMVPEGVQQEEQEGSRFSGGMGQLQRGPEITEVR
- the dut gene encoding dUTP diphosphatase; this encodes MRNPVDVLIRRLDPEVPIPAYGHPGDAGVDLVTTEAAVLAPGERVVLPTGVSIALPDGYAAFVHPRSGLAARCGVALVNAPGTVDAGYRGEIKVIVVNLDPRESVRFERFDRIAQLVVQQVEKVRFHEVAELPGSARAEGGFGSTGGHAAVDGTTGGNRYASVVSDREGQ